The genomic stretch CGCTCTACCGACTGTAGCTACTCCTGCTTAAACCAAAGATATTATACTATAAGTTTTATCTTTAGTCAAGATTTTAAATAAAGTATCATAAAATTTTAAAATGTGAGTCTATCGACTCACATTAAAATTCTTCAATAATATATATTAAATCATTATTTCTTAACAATGCGGCATTTGCTTCATCGGTGTCGACATGAAATTCTAAAGCATATTTATCACTTACTCTGATTAAAACATCTTGAAATATTAAATTTCTTCCATCTGTTTTTGATAAAACAGATACAATATCTTTATCTTTTAAGTTATAGAAAGCTGCATCATCAGTATGCATATGTATATGTCTTTTTGCTAATATTACACCTTCTTTAATTTCTACTTCGCCTTTAGGTCCTACTATTTTTATACCTTCAGATCCAGAAATATCTCCTGAATCTCTTACTGGAGGATTAACACCCAATTTAAACGCATCTGTTTTTGATACTTCTAATTGAGTATCTTTTCTAACAGGTCCTAAAACTCTCACTCTTGGAATAGTTCCTTTTGGACCTACTATATCTACTACTTCATCTGCGGCATATTGTCCAGGTTGACCTAAGTCTTTAATTGGGGTTAATTCATAACCATCACCAAATAAAATATCTA from Oceanotoga teriensis encodes the following:
- the pduL gene encoding phosphate propanoyltransferase — encoded protein: MKLKEKGIKVGVSNKHIHLSRKDLDILFGDGYELTPIKDLGQPGQYAADEVVDIVGPKGTIPRVRVLGPVRKDTQLEVSKTDAFKLGVNPPVRDSGDISGSEGIKIVGPKGEVEIKEGVILAKRHIHMHTDDAAFYNLKDKDIVSVLSKTDGRNLIFQDVLIRVSDKYALEFHVDTDEANAALLRNNDLIYIIEEF